A genomic stretch from Streptomyces venezuelae ATCC 10712 includes:
- a CDS encoding phosphatase PAP2 family protein has translation MNTLLDLSDRLYLDVADFAHSTPHWFQWLAEVWTEAGLLLFGVLFLAGWWRAREGASRMMALALLAPLATAFGYVVSESLKSLVDEERPCRAVIGAPASLVACPPHGDWSFPSNHSAIAGAAAIALALSWRGIGRLTVPMAILMAFSRVFVGVHYPHDVTVGLLLGGLVAFLVMKAAVRPVGALVETARSSRSAAVVWCAGRGPRAHAPAYAQEPQRARHGAY, from the coding sequence ATGAACACCCTTCTCGACCTCTCCGACCGGCTGTATCTCGACGTCGCCGACTTCGCGCACTCCACCCCCCACTGGTTCCAGTGGCTCGCCGAGGTCTGGACCGAGGCCGGACTCCTGCTGTTCGGCGTGCTGTTCCTGGCGGGCTGGTGGCGGGCCCGCGAGGGGGCGAGCCGGATGATGGCGCTCGCGCTGCTCGCCCCGCTCGCCACCGCCTTCGGATACGTGGTGAGCGAGTCGCTGAAGTCGCTGGTCGACGAGGAACGCCCGTGCCGTGCGGTCATCGGGGCACCCGCCTCGCTCGTCGCCTGCCCGCCGCACGGCGACTGGTCCTTCCCCAGCAACCACTCGGCCATCGCGGGCGCCGCGGCGATCGCCCTCGCGCTGTCCTGGCGCGGGATCGGCCGGCTGACCGTGCCGATGGCGATCCTCATGGCCTTCTCCCGGGTCTTCGTCGGCGTGCACTACCCGCACGACGTGACCGTCGGCCTGCTCCTCGGCGGTCTGGTCGCCTTCCTCGTGATGAAGGCGGCGGTGCGGCCGGTGGGCGCTCTGGTGGAGACGGCCCGGTCGAGCCGGAGCGCCGCGGTGGTGTGGTGCGCGGGGCGCGGGCCGCGCGCGCACGCCCCCGCGTACGCCCAGGAACCCCAGCGCGCACGCCACGGCGCGTACTGA
- a CDS encoding A/G-specific adenine glycosylase: MTSIDASPMPEAPSAPALPTPPAELHGPVLAWFDRHARDLPWRRPEAGAWGVMVSEFMLQQTPVVRVLPVYEQWLARWPRPADLAAEASGEAVRAWGRLGYPRRALRLHAAAVAITERHGGDVPSDHGQLLALPGIGEYTAAAVASFAYGQRHAVLDTNVRRVFARAATGVQYPPNATTAAERRLARALLPQDESTASRWAAASMELGALVCTAKNEDCSRCPIAGHCAWRLAGKPAHDGPPRRGQTYAGTDRQVRGRLLAVLRESTDPVAQAVLDTVWDEPVQRARALDGLVADGLVEPLDGGYFRLPMA, encoded by the coding sequence ATGACTTCCATCGACGCCTCCCCCATGCCTGAAGCCCCCTCGGCTCCCGCGCTCCCGACGCCGCCCGCCGAGCTGCACGGGCCCGTCCTCGCCTGGTTCGACCGGCACGCCCGCGACCTGCCCTGGCGCCGCCCCGAGGCGGGCGCCTGGGGCGTCATGGTCAGCGAGTTCATGCTCCAGCAGACGCCCGTCGTCCGGGTGCTCCCGGTGTACGAGCAGTGGCTCGCGCGCTGGCCGCGCCCGGCCGACCTGGCCGCCGAGGCCTCCGGCGAGGCGGTCCGCGCGTGGGGCCGGCTCGGCTATCCGCGCCGGGCGCTGCGGCTGCACGCGGCGGCCGTGGCCATAACGGAACGGCACGGCGGCGACGTGCCGAGCGACCACGGGCAGCTGCTCGCGCTGCCCGGGATCGGCGAGTACACGGCGGCGGCGGTGGCCTCCTTCGCGTACGGGCAGCGGCACGCGGTCCTGGACACCAACGTGCGCCGGGTCTTCGCGCGGGCGGCGACGGGCGTGCAGTACCCGCCGAACGCGACCACCGCCGCCGAGCGGCGGCTGGCCCGCGCGCTGCTTCCGCAGGACGAGTCGACGGCCTCCCGCTGGGCCGCCGCCTCGATGGAGCTGGGCGCGCTCGTCTGCACGGCGAAGAACGAGGACTGCTCGCGCTGTCCGATCGCCGGGCACTGCGCCTGGCGCCTCGCGGGGAAGCCGGCGCACGACGGGCCGCCGCGGCGCGGTCAGACGTACGCCGGGACCGACCGCCAGGTCCGGGGCAGGCTCCTGGCGGTGCTGCGTGAGTCGACGGACCCGGTGGCGCAGGCGGTCCTCGACACGGTCTGGGACGAGCCGGTGCAGCGGGCCAGGGCGCTGGACGGCCTGGTCGCCGACGGTCTGGTCGAACCGCTGGACGGCGGATACTTCCGACTGCCCATGGCCTGA
- a CDS encoding SigE family RNA polymerase sigma factor produces the protein MRHGEVLDFEEYVRTRQEALLRSARRLVADPVDAQDLLQTALARTFGRWDGIADKSLADAYLRRVMINTRTEWWRSRKLDEVPTEQLPDASVDDPTEQHADRALLMDVLKVLAPKQRSVVVLRHWEQMSTEETAAALGMSTGTVKSTLHRALARLRQELESRDLDARALGRTGERTTVRGDERGRERCAA, from the coding sequence ATGAGGCATGGCGAGGTGCTCGACTTCGAGGAGTACGTCCGCACGCGGCAGGAGGCGCTGCTGCGCAGTGCGCGTCGTCTCGTCGCGGACCCCGTCGACGCCCAGGACCTGCTCCAGACGGCCCTGGCCCGCACGTTCGGCCGCTGGGACGGCATCGCCGACAAGTCCCTGGCCGACGCCTACCTCCGCCGGGTCATGATCAACACCCGGACCGAGTGGTGGCGCTCGCGCAAGCTCGACGAGGTGCCCACCGAGCAGCTCCCCGACGCCTCCGTCGACGACCCGACCGAGCAGCACGCCGACCGGGCGCTCCTCATGGACGTCCTGAAGGTGCTCGCGCCGAAGCAGCGCAGCGTCGTCGTCCTGCGGCACTGGGAACAGATGAGCACCGAGGAGACCGCGGCCGCGCTCGGCATGTCGACCGGTACGGTGAAGTCGACGCTCCACCGCGCGCTCGCCCGGCTCCGTCAGGAGCTGGAGAGCCGTGACCTCGATGCCCGCGCCCTGGGGCGGACCGGAGAGCGGACGACCGTACGAGGCGACGAACGGGGGCGGGAGCGGTGCGCGGCCTAG
- the cseB gene encoding two-component system response regulator CseB, with translation MAETHVLFVEDDDVIREATQLALERDGFRVTAMPDGLSGLDAFRAQRPDIALLDVMLPGMDGVSLCRRIRDESTVPVIMLSARADSIDVVLGLEAGADDYVTKPFDGSVLMARIRAVLRRFGHAGGPGAGEHGEETPDGGLLAFGDLEVDTEGMEVRKAGAPVALTPTEMRLLLEFSSAPGTVLSRDKLLERVWDYGWGGDTRVVDVHVQRLRAKIGQDRIETVRGFGYKLKS, from the coding sequence ATGGCCGAAACCCATGTCCTGTTCGTCGAGGACGACGACGTCATCCGTGAGGCCACCCAGCTCGCCCTGGAGCGGGACGGCTTCCGCGTCACGGCCATGCCCGACGGGCTGTCCGGCCTGGACGCCTTCCGCGCGCAGCGGCCCGACATCGCCCTGCTCGACGTGATGCTGCCGGGCATGGACGGGGTCAGCCTCTGCCGCCGCATCCGCGACGAGTCGACCGTGCCGGTGATCATGCTGTCGGCGCGCGCCGACTCGATCGACGTCGTCCTCGGCCTGGAGGCCGGCGCCGACGACTACGTCACCAAGCCCTTCGACGGCTCCGTCCTGATGGCCCGGATCCGCGCCGTGCTGCGCCGTTTCGGGCACGCGGGCGGGCCCGGCGCCGGGGAGCACGGGGAGGAGACGCCGGACGGCGGGCTCCTCGCCTTCGGCGACCTGGAGGTCGACACCGAGGGCATGGAGGTCCGCAAGGCCGGCGCCCCCGTCGCGCTGACCCCGACCGAGATGCGGCTGCTCCTGGAGTTCTCGTCCGCGCCGGGCACCGTGCTGTCCCGTGACAAGCTCCTCGAGCGGGTCTGGGACTACGGCTGGGGCGGCGACACCCGGGTCGTGGACGTCCACGTCCAGCGGCTGCGCGCCAAGATCGGCCAGGACAGGATCGAGACGGTCCGCGGCTTCGGCTACAAGCTCAAGAGCTGA
- the cseC gene encoding two-component system sensor histidine kinase CseC, whose amino-acid sequence MKLLPLRTGVRWKIAVAIAAVGALIAVTLSVVVHNAARISMLDNAREVQMERLLFAQRMYETSKPKEPRFGTKINDPSLPPQLDQLMRDKRRGTYVQEHRHGGPPDVWAAVPLANGDVLSLHIPFADRSATIMNDLDRALVIGSVSVVFGGCALGVLIGGQLSRRLRKAAVAAGRVAQGNTDVRVREAVGGVVRDETDDLAWAVDALTDALNERIEAERRVTADIAHELRTPVTGLLTAAELLPPGRPTELVRDRAQAMRTLVEDVLEVARLDSASERAELQEIALGEFVERRVRALDPEVVVRVVHDSWVNTDPRRLERVLGNLLANAAKHGRPPVEVTVEGRVVRVRDHGPGFPEALLKEGPSRFRTGTSDRAGQGHGLGLTIAAGQARVLGARLTFRNVASEAAPNGVGGAIAVLWLPDHAPTNTGSFPILRPAD is encoded by the coding sequence GTGAAGCTGCTCCCGCTGCGGACCGGGGTCCGCTGGAAGATCGCCGTCGCCATCGCGGCGGTCGGCGCGCTGATCGCGGTCACCCTGAGCGTGGTCGTGCACAACGCCGCCCGCATCTCGATGCTCGACAACGCGCGCGAGGTGCAGATGGAGCGGCTGCTCTTCGCGCAGCGGATGTACGAGACGTCGAAGCCGAAGGAGCCGCGCTTCGGCACGAAGATCAACGACCCGTCGCTGCCCCCTCAGCTCGACCAGCTGATGCGGGACAAGCGGCGCGGCACGTACGTGCAGGAGCACCGGCACGGCGGGCCGCCGGACGTGTGGGCGGCGGTGCCGCTCGCCAACGGCGACGTGCTCTCGCTGCACATCCCGTTCGCCGACCGCAGCGCGACGATCATGAACGATCTCGACCGGGCCCTCGTCATCGGCTCGGTCTCGGTGGTCTTCGGCGGCTGCGCGCTCGGCGTGCTCATCGGCGGCCAGCTCTCCCGGCGGCTGCGCAAGGCCGCCGTGGCGGCCGGCCGGGTCGCCCAGGGGAACACCGACGTCCGGGTCAGGGAGGCCGTCGGCGGGGTCGTGCGGGACGAGACCGACGACCTGGCGTGGGCGGTCGACGCGCTGACCGACGCGCTCAACGAGCGGATCGAGGCGGAGCGCCGGGTCACCGCCGACATCGCGCACGAACTGCGCACCCCGGTGACCGGACTGCTCACGGCGGCCGAACTGCTGCCGCCGGGCCGTCCCACCGAGCTGGTACGGGACCGGGCGCAGGCGATGCGGACGCTGGTCGAGGACGTCCTGGAGGTGGCGCGTCTCGACAGCGCGTCCGAGCGGGCGGAGCTCCAGGAGATCGCGCTCGGCGAGTTCGTGGAGCGGCGGGTGCGGGCGCTCGACCCCGAGGTGGTCGTCCGGGTCGTCCACGACTCCTGGGTGAACACCGACCCCCGGCGCCTGGAGCGCGTCCTCGGCAACCTCCTGGCCAACGCCGCCAAGCACGGCAGGCCGCCGGTGGAGGTCACGGTGGAGGGCCGGGTGGTCCGCGTGCGCGACCACGGCCCCGGCTTCCCCGAGGCGCTGCTCAAGGAGGGCCCGAGCCGGTTCCGTACGGGCACGAGCGACCGCGCGGGCCAGGGCCACGGCCTGGGCCTGACGATCGCGGCGGGCCAGGCGCGGGTCCTCGGCGCCCGGCTGACCTTCCGGAACGTGGCCTCGGAGGCCGCGCCGAACGGGGTGGGCGGCGCCATCGCGGTGCTGTGGCTGCCGGACCACGCGCCGACGAACACGGGCAGCTTCCCGATCCTGCGCCCGGCCGACTGA
- a CDS encoding MDR family MFS transporter, producing MTTQATANPVQGETEPQPRSVRVVLLALMIAMLLAMLDNMIIGTAMPTIVGELGGLEHLSWVVTAYTLATAASTPLWGKVGDMFGRKGVFLTSIVIFLIGSALSGMAQDMGQLIGFRTIQGLGAGGLMVGVMAIIGDLIPPRERGKYQGMMAGVMALAMIGGPLVGGTITDHWGWRWSFYINLPLGAVALAMITTVLHLPKKQRDKGTRIDFLGAALLTVGITAIVLVTTWGGTEYAWGSATIVGLAVGGALALAAFLWAETRAADPIMPLHIFRSRNFTLMSLIGFITGFVMFGAVLYLPIFQQSVQGASATNSGLLLLPMLLAMMVVSLVVGRFTTSTGKYKIFPIIGGALMMTGLFLLSTMDTGTSRLVSGIWMAVLGAGMGFLMQITMLVAQNSVEMKDMGVASSSTTLFRTLGSSFGVAIMGALFTSRVQDEMASRGGGGLTERTAQLDAASLAKLPEALREAYQHAVATGTHGAFLVASAVSVLGLVLAFFVKEVALRGAGPAPAPTTESGESAKVAETV from the coding sequence ATGACCACGCAAGCGACAGCGAACCCGGTGCAGGGGGAGACGGAACCGCAGCCACGCAGCGTCCGTGTGGTCCTCCTCGCCCTGATGATCGCGATGCTCCTCGCGATGCTCGACAACATGATCATCGGCACCGCGATGCCGACGATCGTCGGCGAACTCGGCGGCCTCGAACACCTCTCCTGGGTGGTCACCGCCTACACCCTGGCCACCGCCGCCTCCACCCCCCTCTGGGGCAAGGTCGGCGACATGTTCGGCCGCAAGGGCGTCTTCCTCACCTCGATCGTGATCTTCCTGATCGGCTCGGCGCTCAGCGGCATGGCCCAGGACATGGGCCAGCTCATCGGCTTCCGCACGATCCAGGGCCTCGGCGCCGGCGGCCTCATGGTCGGCGTGATGGCGATCATCGGCGACCTCATCCCGCCCCGCGAGCGCGGCAAGTACCAGGGCATGATGGCCGGCGTGATGGCCCTCGCCATGATCGGCGGCCCCCTCGTCGGCGGCACCATCACCGACCACTGGGGCTGGCGCTGGTCCTTCTACATCAACCTGCCGCTCGGTGCCGTGGCTCTCGCCATGATCACGACCGTGCTGCACCTGCCGAAGAAGCAGCGTGACAAGGGCACCCGCATCGACTTCCTCGGCGCGGCGCTGCTGACGGTCGGCATCACCGCGATCGTCCTCGTCACCACCTGGGGCGGTACGGAGTACGCCTGGGGCTCGGCCACCATCGTCGGCCTCGCGGTCGGCGGAGCGCTCGCCCTCGCCGCCTTCCTGTGGGCGGAGACCCGGGCCGCCGACCCGATCATGCCGCTGCACATCTTCCGCAGCCGCAACTTCACCCTGATGTCCCTGATCGGCTTCATCACCGGCTTCGTGATGTTCGGCGCGGTGCTCTACCTGCCGATCTTCCAGCAGTCCGTCCAGGGCGCCTCGGCGACCAACTCCGGTCTGCTGCTCCTGCCGATGCTGCTCGCCATGATGGTCGTCTCGCTGGTCGTCGGCCGCTTCACCACCAGCACCGGCAAGTACAAGATCTTCCCGATCATCGGCGGCGCGCTGATGATGACCGGCCTCTTCCTGCTCTCCACGATGGACACCGGCACCTCGCGACTGGTCTCCGGCATCTGGATGGCGGTCCTCGGCGCCGGCATGGGCTTCCTGATGCAGATCACGATGCTCGTCGCGCAGAACAGCGTCGAGATGAAGGACATGGGCGTCGCCTCGTCCTCCACCACCCTGTTCCGCACGCTGGGCTCCTCCTTCGGCGTCGCGATCATGGGCGCGCTCTTCACGAGCCGCGTCCAGGACGAGATGGCCTCGCGCGGCGGCGGCGGGCTCACCGAGCGGACGGCGCAGCTCGACGCGGCCAGCCTCGCCAAGCTGCCGGAGGCGCTCCGCGAGGCCTACCAGCACGCGGTCGCCACGGGCACGCACGGCGCCTTCCTGGTCGCCTCCGCGGTCTCGGTGCTCGGCCTGGTCCTCGCCTTCTTCGTCAAGGAGGTGGCGCTGCGCGGCGCCGGTCCCGCGCCGGCCCCGACGACGGAGTCCGGCGAGTCGGCCAAGGTCGCCGAGACCGTCTGA
- a CDS encoding TetR/AcrR family transcriptional regulator, which yields MARGNTRQRIQDVALDLFAEQGYEKTSLREIAERLDVTKAALYYHFKTKEDILIGIFEDLTRPMDELIAWAEEQPRTLETRQEVLRRYQEALRAAAPLFRFMQENQATVRELSVGLTFKERMLALTGLIREPDFAMVDQVRCVSAIFTLHAGAFFMQNIEGDSEEKHRATLEVALDLLNQAHGAA from the coding sequence ATGGCCCGAGGCAACACCCGCCAGCGCATCCAGGACGTGGCCCTCGACCTCTTCGCCGAGCAGGGCTACGAGAAGACCTCCCTGCGCGAGATCGCGGAACGCCTCGACGTCACCAAAGCGGCCCTCTACTACCACTTCAAGACCAAGGAAGACATCCTCATCGGGATCTTCGAGGACCTGACCCGGCCCATGGACGAGCTGATCGCCTGGGCCGAGGAACAGCCCCGCACCCTGGAGACCCGGCAGGAGGTGCTGCGCCGCTACCAGGAGGCGCTGCGCGCGGCGGCCCCGCTCTTCCGCTTCATGCAGGAGAACCAGGCGACGGTCCGCGAGCTCAGCGTGGGCCTCACCTTCAAGGAGCGGATGCTCGCCCTCACCGGGCTGATCCGGGAGCCGGACTTCGCGATGGTGGACCAGGTGCGCTGCGTCAGCGCGATCTTCACCCTGCACGCGGGCGCGTTCTTCATGCAGAACATCGAGGGCGACTCCGAGGAGAAGCACAGGGCCACCCTCGAGGTCGCCCTCGATCTGCTCAATCAGGCCCACGGGGCCGCTTGA
- a CDS encoding M23 family metallopeptidase, producing the protein MSKRMNPAARVTVVALAAAGLGATMVTGAGSAFAAEGKAATAPVALTAAAVSAQADAQAHVAAQVKAAAAKATAAKKAAVKKAVAVKPVAAKKAASWVKPVSAYTLSASYNQGGAMWAHKHSGQDFAVPTGTSVKAAGAGTVVKAGPNGGGDGPAYGNAIVVKHANGTYSQYAHLSKIKVHIGQKVMAGQQIALSGNTGNSSGPHLHFEIRTTPNYGSAVNPAAFLRSHGVSI; encoded by the coding sequence ATGTCGAAGCGCATGAACCCCGCCGCCCGTGTCACCGTCGTCGCTCTCGCCGCCGCCGGCCTGGGGGCGACGATGGTGACCGGAGCTGGGTCCGCCTTCGCCGCCGAGGGCAAGGCCGCCACCGCGCCGGTCGCGCTCACCGCCGCCGCCGTCTCCGCCCAGGCCGACGCCCAGGCTCACGTCGCCGCCCAGGTGAAGGCCGCCGCCGCCAAGGCCACGGCCGCCAAGAAGGCCGCGGTCAAGAAGGCCGTCGCGGTGAAGCCCGTCGCCGCCAAGAAGGCCGCGTCCTGGGTCAAGCCGGTCAGCGCGTACACGCTGAGCGCCAGCTACAACCAGGGCGGCGCCATGTGGGCCCACAAGCACTCCGGCCAGGACTTCGCCGTCCCGACCGGCACCTCGGTCAAGGCCGCGGGCGCGGGCACCGTCGTGAAGGCCGGCCCGAACGGCGGCGGCGACGGCCCCGCGTACGGCAACGCGATCGTCGTCAAGCACGCCAACGGCACGTACTCGCAGTACGCCCACCTGTCGAAGATCAAGGTGCACATCGGCCAGAAGGTCATGGCCGGCCAGCAGATCGCCCTCTCGGGCAACACCGGCAACTCCTCCGGCCCGCACCTGCACTTCGAGATCCGTACGACCCCGAACTACGGCTCCGCCGTGAACCCGGCCGCCTTCCTGCGGTCCCACGGCGTCTCCATCTGA
- a CDS encoding NACHT domain-containing protein yields MEPALIGARLTSAAIGPLLKKLLVSEGPGAGLTGGEGKIRLSSLVSFRGEKRTLTEKDVRKLAATLVERSLAGAGGRPFPADETEAVTETLAKTLLSLGDLDMDDVQAVRLGHTALARRLRAAAPAPDGLSTDSVRYLESMTEWACLHILEFFTGRSTFVARSLVEQTRGQNELIAKTDELIRRTPRQDTRDAEFEDRYLAHLARKHGRLTIYGIDLHHSPEDWPLDLAYLSLEATGKETTGASGARPRTRDGEPAAGHGQLHSVPADRALARHPRILLRGVAGSGKTTLVQWLAVTAAEASDGTVPFVLPLRTLTRHGERLPPVDRLLSAVGCPLTPPEGWADRVLTAGRGIVLIDGIDEVPERERERTRRWLRDLISAYDGGNRWLVTSRPSAVGDDWLATDRFTELTLSAMSRSEVTTFVRRWHAAGGPAAAPYEQQLVDALRTTPELARLATNPLMCGLICALHHDRRGFLPRGRKALYDAALAMLLTRRDRERDMAAPYGVALGEAPQIQLIQRLAYWLTLNGRTQMDREHARSIVTEAVPAVPEAAAHGDPDSVFTHLLHRSGLLREPTPDTVDFVHRTFQDYLAAKHLVDRWDIGVLIDHAADDQWEDVVRMAVAHSRPRECAEIFRELLSAADAAAEPRTRLRLLVVAATALDHATEVAPEVREEILARTAEVIPPRTPEEARELALVGPTVLGLLAPPEALSDEQALMSVITATAVTHDASIPYLVRFAEHPLLNVRSQLIWAWPRFDTRAYAEQVVARLDPTELNYTVREDHHAAELERLGLRPARLDIGAGVSPDVAASLIARCDPTLLVLRRAEPSLDLSVLSTLSRLESLELDLPEHTTWTSEQLPASAPLTSLALSSWPQDGLGTLSHLGRLTALSLWDAPVLGPEQWRDLAGLPLLNTLAIDQEDLLYGWPEDLVMPGITGLRFTHGDRPPLALLVGAFPSLEELDLDCHTEEAVDVSVLAGLERLSWLSSDGSLAGTEHLPARVQLFAQAEAIRRRPSEA; encoded by the coding sequence ATGGAACCGGCACTCATCGGCGCGCGCCTGACCTCGGCGGCGATCGGGCCACTCCTGAAGAAACTGCTGGTCAGCGAGGGTCCGGGGGCGGGTCTCACGGGCGGCGAGGGAAAGATCCGGCTGTCCTCCCTCGTCTCCTTCCGCGGCGAGAAGCGCACCCTCACCGAGAAGGACGTCCGCAAGCTCGCGGCGACGCTGGTCGAACGCTCCCTGGCCGGCGCCGGCGGGCGGCCGTTCCCCGCCGACGAGACCGAGGCCGTCACCGAGACCCTCGCGAAGACCCTCCTCTCCCTCGGCGACCTCGACATGGACGACGTCCAGGCCGTCCGCCTCGGCCACACCGCCCTCGCCCGCCGCCTCCGCGCGGCCGCCCCGGCCCCGGACGGCCTCTCCACCGACTCCGTCCGCTACCTGGAGTCGATGACCGAGTGGGCCTGCCTCCACATCCTGGAGTTCTTCACCGGGCGCTCCACGTTCGTCGCCCGCAGCCTCGTCGAGCAGACCCGCGGCCAGAACGAGCTCATCGCGAAGACGGACGAGCTGATCCGCCGCACACCACGGCAGGACACCCGCGACGCGGAGTTCGAGGACCGCTACCTCGCCCACCTGGCGAGGAAGCACGGCCGCCTCACGATCTACGGCATCGACCTGCACCACTCACCGGAGGACTGGCCGCTGGACCTGGCCTACCTGTCGCTCGAAGCGACGGGCAAGGAGACCACCGGGGCCTCCGGCGCCCGCCCCCGGACCCGGGACGGCGAGCCCGCCGCCGGTCACGGGCAGCTCCACAGCGTCCCCGCCGACCGGGCGCTCGCCCGGCACCCCCGCATCCTGCTGCGCGGGGTCGCCGGCTCCGGCAAGACGACCCTGGTCCAGTGGCTTGCGGTCACCGCGGCCGAGGCGTCCGACGGAACGGTCCCCTTCGTCCTGCCCCTGCGCACCCTGACCCGCCACGGCGAACGGCTGCCCCCCGTCGACCGCCTCCTCTCCGCCGTCGGCTGCCCCCTCACCCCGCCCGAGGGCTGGGCCGACCGCGTCCTCACCGCCGGCCGGGGCATCGTCCTCATCGACGGCATCGACGAGGTCCCCGAACGGGAGCGCGAACGGACCCGCCGCTGGCTGCGCGACCTGATCAGCGCCTACGACGGCGGCAACCGCTGGCTCGTCACCTCCCGCCCCTCGGCGGTCGGCGACGACTGGCTGGCGACCGACCGCTTCACCGAACTCACCCTCTCCGCGATGTCCCGCTCCGAGGTCACCACCTTCGTCCGCCGCTGGCACGCCGCCGGAGGACCGGCCGCCGCGCCGTACGAGCAGCAGCTCGTCGACGCCCTCCGGACCACCCCCGAACTCGCCCGGCTCGCCACCAACCCCCTCATGTGCGGCCTCATCTGCGCCCTCCACCACGACCGGCGCGGCTTCCTGCCCCGCGGACGCAAGGCCCTGTACGACGCCGCCCTGGCCATGCTCCTCACCCGCCGCGACCGCGAGCGGGACATGGCGGCCCCCTACGGGGTGGCACTCGGCGAGGCGCCCCAGATCCAGCTCATCCAGCGCCTCGCCTACTGGCTCACCCTCAACGGGCGCACCCAGATGGACCGCGAGCACGCGCGGTCCATCGTCACGGAGGCCGTCCCCGCCGTCCCCGAGGCCGCCGCCCACGGCGACCCGGACAGCGTGTTCACCCACCTCCTGCACCGCAGCGGACTGCTCCGCGAGCCGACGCCCGACACCGTCGACTTCGTCCACCGCACCTTCCAGGACTACCTCGCGGCCAAGCACCTGGTGGACCGCTGGGACATCGGCGTCCTGATCGACCACGCGGCGGACGACCAGTGGGAGGACGTCGTCCGGATGGCGGTGGCCCACTCCCGGCCCCGCGAGTGCGCGGAGATCTTCCGCGAACTGCTGTCCGCCGCCGACGCCGCGGCGGAACCCCGCACCCGCCTCCGGCTGCTCGTGGTGGCGGCGACGGCCCTCGACCACGCGACGGAGGTGGCACCGGAGGTGCGGGAGGAGATCCTCGCCCGTACCGCCGAGGTGATCCCGCCCCGCACCCCGGAGGAGGCCCGGGAACTGGCCCTCGTCGGCCCCACGGTGCTCGGGCTCCTCGCCCCGCCCGAGGCGCTCTCCGACGAGCAGGCCCTCATGTCCGTGATCACGGCCACCGCGGTCACCCACGACGCGTCGATCCCCTACCTGGTCCGCTTCGCCGAACACCCCCTGCTGAACGTCCGCTCCCAGCTCATCTGGGCCTGGCCCCGCTTCGACACCCGGGCGTACGCCGAGCAGGTCGTCGCCCGGCTCGACCCCACCGAACTGAACTACACGGTGCGGGAGGACCACCACGCGGCCGAGCTGGAGCGGCTCGGGCTGCGGCCCGCCCGGCTGGACATCGGCGCGGGGGTCTCGCCCGACGTGGCCGCCTCGCTCATCGCCCGGTGCGACCCCACCCTTCTGGTGCTGCGCAGGGCCGAGCCCTCGCTCGACCTGAGCGTGCTCAGCACGCTGAGCCGGCTCGAAAGCCTTGAGCTCGACCTGCCCGAGCACACGACCTGGACGTCGGAGCAGCTCCCGGCGTCCGCGCCGCTGACCTCCCTCGCGCTCTCCTCGTGGCCGCAGGACGGTCTTGGCACCCTCAGCCACCTCGGCCGGCTCACCGCGCTGAGCCTGTGGGACGCGCCCGTCCTCGGGCCCGAGCAGTGGCGTGACCTCGCCGGCCTTCCCCTGCTCAACACCCTCGCGATCGACCAGGAGGACCTGCTCTACGGATGGCCGGAGGACCTCGTCATGCCGGGGATCACCGGGCTGCGGTTCACCCACGGCGACCGGCCGCCGCTGGCCCTCCTCGTGGGCGCCTTCCCCTCCCTGGAGGAGCTGGACCTGGACTGCCACACGGAGGAGGCCGTGGACGTCTCGGTGCTGGCCGGCCTGGAGCGGCTGAGCTGGCTCTCCAGCGACGGCTCCCTGGCGGGGACCGAGCACCTCCCCGCCCGCGTCCAGCTCTTCGCCCAGGCCGAGGCCATCCGGCGGAGGCCGTCCGAGGCCTGA